GTCTGGGGAGGGCTCCATCGGCGTCGCGGCGACTCTGGCTGATCAGGCGGCCGTGGCCCGGGAAGAGGGTCTCCTCGACGAGGCGCGACACTGCCTCAGACATGCGCAGCAAGTACTCTCTCCGAAAGTCGGCACAGATCATCCTCTGATGGCGGAGCATGAAGCGGATCTCGCGATCGTCGAGTTGGCCGCCGGACGCCGCGCCGCCGCCATCGAGCACGCCTTCAGCGCGGAGCGCGTCGTGACCCCCCACCTCCGGCTAACGGTCCGCGCTCTTCCGGAGCGACAGGCGTTGGTGGTCGCGGGACAGAGCGCCACGCTGACGGACATTCTCCTGTCTCTCCTCGATGAGGGCGATCCTGACCCGACCCTGATATCGCAGGTCTGGGACGCGATCATTCGGACTCGGGCGCTGGCGTTCGATGAGCTTGCCGCGCGCGTTCGTCGTGATCGCTCGCCGGCGGACTCCACGCGGAAGACCGACGGCCCTTTCGAGGACCATCAGCGCGCCTCAGCCCGTCTGGCCAATCTCATCGTGCGCGGCCCGCAGAGCGCAGATCCGGAGGTCTACAGGGATCTGGTGGCCGACGCGCGTCGCGATCTGGAGGAAGCCGAGCGAGCGCTGGCAGATGCTGGAGAGCTGGAGGGAGCGGGGAGTGAGACGACCGGGCTTTCCGCCGTGACGGACGCTCTTCCCGATGGAGTCGCGCTTGTGGCCTATGCGCGGTACAGGAGGGTAGGAAGCAGAGGCCTCGATCCTTCAGGGGAACGCTATCGCGCCTTCGTCCTTCCCGAGGGCGGGGGAGCGCCCGTGTCGGTCGACATCGGCAACGCGGTCGGGGTCGATGCCTTGATCGCCGACTGGAGAGCGGAGATCTCGTTGGCAGTCCAGGGAAGCGCCAAGCATGGCGCGGCGCCGGGCAGCGTCAGTTCCGCCGACGGAACGGAGACGGGGCGCATACTCCGCGAGGCGATCTGGGATCCAGTCCTTCCGAGTCTTGGCGCGGCCGAACTCGTGCTCATCGTGCCCGACGGAGCGATCCACCTGGTGAACATCGCCGCGCTCCCTGATGAAGCACGAGGATTCCTCATCGAGGCCCCCGTGATGCTGCACCATCTCACGGCCGAACGCGAGGTCGCGGGTTTCCTGCACGAGCCCGCGAGCGGGCATGGCGCCCTCATTGTGGGCGGCCCTGACTTCGACCGTCGTTCAAGCGGACCTCGCCCCCCCGCTCCCGAGTGGGGCGAGGGGAGAGTCCTCACGGCCCTCGATCCCTTCCGCGAGGTCCGACCGGATTGCCTGGATCTTGGCGCGACGCGATTCCCCAGCCTGACGGCTTCAAAGAGGGAGGCGCGCGAAGTGGCAGATCTGTGGAGGAAGTTGTCCCTGGGGACTTCATCCGAGGAGGAGGCGTCCCGGGGGACCTCGTCGCGGGGGTCTTCGTCCCAGGGGTCTTCGTCCCGGCCGGCCCTGCCCGGGGAGAGTGGCGACTCCCGGAGTCGGGAAACCATCCTCCTTATGGGGCGGGAGGCGACGGAGGAAGCAGTGAAGCGATCGGCCTCGGGGCGGCGGCTGCTTCATCTGGCGACACACGGATACGTGCTTGATCCGGCGTGCTCGGTGGATCCGGTCTCGCCCTCGCGCGCCGCGGGACAGGATGCGCTCGCGTCCGCCGGTGTGGGCGCGAACCCGCTGCTTCTGTCGGGTCTGGCGTTGGCCGGAGCAAACCGGCGCGAGGAGGCCGCGCCCAATGACGACGATGGAATCCTGACGGCGCAGGAAGTCGCCGCGATCGACCTGCAGGGAGTGGAGTGGGCTGTGCTCTCTGCCTGCCACTCGCGGGGCAGCCGCATCCTGCGCGGCGAGGGAGTGTTCGGTCTGCAGCGCGCCTTTCAGCTGGCCGGGGCGCGCCGAGTCGTCGCGACGCTCTGGCCGGTCGGGGACGAAGCCGCGCGC
This region of Candidatus Eisenbacteria bacterium genomic DNA includes:
- a CDS encoding CHAT domain-containing protein; the encoded protein is MRSRWSKRDCRRAMRVARMTILSAALLAVAPSSGSAQSLPEAAPPDWQAIAKSLLHERRLGPAEELIRRLLAQAEREHGRDAAETAAVLDLLVECLWRKGSIDDEKALALARRAVELKKTLYGQGHLEVSSSLFNLGVILAKAGDLQAADSVFTSVLATRRARLPRGHPEILSAVNALANAKTISADYMGVVDLCRTALREAEVAGTHLSSPAVTIKGALAGALWQVGQVREARSLREALVAHYDSTGHPSLSGALNDLANTEVGSGDYARAAQLYRRALELEESRAGPTTPWAFNIRSNLATTLIRMGEYAAARRLLEHEALHLAADGPWAEQRVRACARRAHLAAELGDREEELELRRQALRQAEESFPPDHDLVAEALFNLGATLGTLGRVDEQEPLVRRAQETWAARLGPGHRFLADCHLALGAIARKRGDLNEARRQIAEALRVAVEQSGEGSIGVAATLADQAAVAREEGLLDEARHCLRHAQQVLSPKVGTDHPLMAEHEADLAIVELAAGRRAAAIEHAFSAERVVTPHLRLTVRALPERQALVVAGQSATLTDILLSLLDEGDPDPTLISQVWDAIIRTRALAFDELAARVRRDRSPADSTRKTDGPFEDHQRASARLANLIVRGPQSADPEVYRDLVADARRDLEEAERALADAGELEGAGSETTGLSAVTDALPDGVALVAYARYRRVGSRGLDPSGERYRAFVLPEGGGAPVSVDIGNAVGVDALIADWRAEISLAVQGSAKHGAAPGSVSSADGTETGRILREAIWDPVLPSLGAAELVLIVPDGAIHLVNIAALPDEARGFLIEAPVMLHHLTAEREVAGFLHEPASGHGALIVGGPDFDRRSSGPRPPAPEWGEGRVLTALDPFREVRPDCLDLGATRFPSLTASKREAREVADLWRKLSLGTSSEEEASRGTSSRGSSSQGSSSRPALPGESGDSRSRETILLMGREATEEAVKRSASGRRLLHLATHGYVLDPACSVDPVSPSRAAGQDALASAGVGANPLLLSGLALAGANRREEAAPNDDDGILTAQEVAAIDLQGVEWAVLSACHSRGSRILRGEGVFGLQRAFQLAGARRVVATLWPVGDEAARAWMRAFYEAILEKGLGTAAAVRDADLTLLRDQRRRGEDPQPFYWGGFVASGDWR